One part of the Musa acuminata AAA Group cultivar baxijiao chromosome BXJ1-5, Cavendish_Baxijiao_AAA, whole genome shotgun sequence genome encodes these proteins:
- the LOC103984295 gene encoding BEL1-like homeodomain protein 4 isoform X1: MGIATQPSQPACAYLSPPKSAYRPLAGHIPPTSMSQGYHQSLFSFSDGFGRSISQEQQQHIAQQSRRDKLRVQGFDAAGNPLVPIDEEGEVAGIYEPASVGASNMLSDMFNFSAAAPSATELLASQISGGYRLPPRPTAVGSFPADWYGGRQGVVLGGNSGLSSIGESTSKHHHDGGQQHPLMGLNADSAAAMQLFLMNPPQPAPPPPQPRSPSPPPQAAPPTLHHHHHHHPQSFGGEASFGGGPVEGKGLSLSLSSSLQQFDMAKADELKLREGMLYFNNQQQQHPTSHLQGHGEPAHMGYGAMAAVNVLRNSKYARAAQQLLEEFCSVGRGQSKATRVGRQRGGGSSNPDVNPSAAGAGAAGGGASTSAAASSSSSKPDITTLSSADKFEYQRKKAKLISMLDEVDRRYNHYCDQMQMVVNSFDSVMGFGAAAPYTALAQKAMSRHFRCLKDAIATQLKQTCELLGDKEGASGSGITKGETPRLRFIDQNLRQQRAFHQMGMMEQEAWRPQRGLPERSVNILRSWLFEHFLHPYPSDADKHLLARQTGLSRNQVSNWFINARVRLWKPMVEDMYQQEFKEEGEESEKGETSRQRAQSPPPPPSQQQQQQQTQQVRRVGEANAPAEGDPSASSSSMSRQHHFVSSSETLPPGVAFSHHGHSSGGSDDNVLIMPHVPASDVYRFGTTAGAASSLGAPAPARFGTTGDVSLTLGLRHAGGNPSEKSQFSVRDFGG, translated from the exons ATGGGAATAGCGACGCAGCCATCTCAGCCCGCCTGCGCCTACCTCAGCCCGCCCAAGTCCGCCTACAGACCCCTCGCCGGGCATATTCCACCTACGTCTATGTCCCAAGGCTACCACCAAAGCCTCTTCAGCTTCTCCGATGGGTTCGGCCGGTCCATAAGCcaagagcagcagcagcacatCGCGCAACAGAGCCGGAGAGATAAGCTAAGGGTGCAAGGATTCGACGCTGCTGGTAACCCTCTCGTTCCGATCGATGAGGAAGGCGAGGTGGCCGGCATCTACGAGCCCGCTAGCGTCGGAGCCAGCAACATGTTATCGGACATGTTCAATTTCTCGGCAGCAGCACCGTCGGCCACCGAGCTGCTCGCTAGCCAGATATCCGGCGGCTACCGCCTCCCGCCGAGGCCAACAGCGGTGGGTAGCTTCCCGGCCGATTGGTACGGAGGCCGTCAAGGAGTGGTACTGGGAGGTAACAGCGGTTTGAGCTCAATTGGTGAATCGACGTCGAAGCACCACCATGATGGCGGCCAGCAACATCCGTTGATGGGCTTGAACGCCGACTCGGCTGCTGCGATGCAGCTTTTTCTGATGAATCCACCACAGccagcgccgccgccgccacaaccgaggtctccctctccacctccacAAGCGGCTCCTCCCacactccaccaccaccaccaccaccatccccAGTCCTTCGGAGGAGAGGCGTCCTTTGGTGGAGGGCCAGTAGAAGGAAAAGGGCTCTCCTTGTCGTTGTCTTCATCTCTGCAACAGTTTGACATGGCCAAAGCTGATGAGCTAAAACTCCGGGAAGGGATGCTGTACTTTAacaaccagcagcagcagcatccaaCATCACACTTGCAAGGCCATGGTGAGCCGGCGCACATGGGCTACGGCGCCATGGCCGCAGTGAACGTGCTCAGGAACTCCAAGTACGCCAGGGCGGCGCAGCAGCTCTTGGAGGAGTTCTGCAGCGTGGGGAGAGGCCAGTCGAAGGCGACTAGGGTAGGCCGGCAACGAGGTGGAGGCTCTTCCAACCCTGACGTTAACCCTAGTGCCGCTGGCGCTGGCGCTGCCGGTGGTGGTGCTTCCACTTCAGctgctgcatcttcttcttcctccaaacCAGACATCACTACCTTGTCTTCTGCAGATAAATTTGAGTACCAGAGGAAGAAAGCCAAGCTTATCTCGATGCTTGATGAG GTGGACAGAAGATACAACCACTACTGCGACCAGATGCAGATGGTGGTGAACTCCTTTGACTCGGTTATGGGCTTCGGAGCGGCGGCGCCTTACACAGCCCTCGCACAGAAGGCCATGTCGCGACACTTCCGGTGCCTCAAGGATGCAATCGCCACACAGCTGAAGCAAACGTGCGAGCTTCTGGGTGACAAAGAGGGCGCGAGCGGCTCCGGCATCACCAAGGGAGAGACGCCGCGCCTCCGCTTTATCGACCAGAACTTACGCCAGCAGCGTGCGTTCCACCAGATGGGGATGATGGAGCAGGAAGCGTGGCGGCCACAGCGCGGCTTGCCGGAGCGCTCCGTCAATATTTTGAGATCTTGGCTTTTCGAGCACTTCCTTCACCC GTACCCTAGTGATGCAGATAAGCATTTGTTGGCACGGCAGACAGGTTTATCCAGAAATCAG GTCTCCAACTGGTTCATCAATGCTCGGGTCCGCCTATGGAAGCCCATGGTGGAGGACATGTACCAACAGGAGTTCAAAGAGGAGGGGGAGGAAAGCGAGAAGGGTGAGACGAGCCGCCAAAGAGCAcagtcaccaccaccaccaccatcacagcagcagcagcagcagcaaacacAGCAAGTCCGCAGAGTAGGAGAAGCCAACGCTCCCGCGGAAGGTGACCCCTCCGCGAGCTCGTCTTCCATGAGCAGGCAGCACCACTTCGTCTCCTCCTCCGAGACCCTGCCGCCGGGCGTCGCTTTCTCCCACCACGGCCACTCGAGTGGCGGTAGCGACGATAACGTCCTCATCATGCCGCACGTGCCCGCAAGCGACGTGTACCGGTTCGGGACGACCGCCGGGGCAGCCTCATCGCTTGGGGCACCTGCGCCGGCGAGGTTCGGCACCACCGGCGACGTGTCGCTCACCCTCGGACTACGGCACGCCGGTGGCAATCCGTCGGAGAAGAGCCAGTTCTCGGTTCGGGACTTCGGTGGCtga
- the LOC103984295 gene encoding BEL1-like homeodomain protein 2 isoform X2 — MGIATQPSQPACAYLSPPKSAYRPLAGHIPPTSMSQGYHQSLFSFSDGFGRSISQEQQQHIAQQSRRDKLRVQGFDAAGNPLVPIDEEGEVAGIYEPASVGASNMLSDMFNFSAAAPSATELLASQISGGYRLPPRPTAVGSFPADWYGGRQGVVLGGNSGLSSIGESTSKHHHDGGQQHPLMGLNADSAAAMQLFLMNPPQPAPPPPQPRSPSPPPQAAPPTLHHHHHHHPQSFGGEASFGGGPVEGKGLSLSLSSSLQQFDMAKADELKLREGMLYFNNQQQQHPTSHLQGHGEPAHMGYGAMAAVNVLRNSKYARAAQQLLEEFCSVGRGQSKATRVGRQRGGGSSNPDVNPSAAGAGAAGGGASTSAAASSSSSKPDITTLSSADKFEYQRKKAKLISMLDEVDRRYNHYCDQMQMVVNSFDSVMGFGAAAPYTALAQKAMSRHFRCLKDAIATQLKQTCELLGDKEGASGSGITKGETPRLRFIDQNLRQQRAFHQMGMMEQEAWRPQRGLPERSVNILRSWLFEHFLHPFLMLSGTLVMQISICWHGRQVYPEIRSPTGSSMLGSAYGSPWWRTCTNRSSKRRGRKARRVRRAAKEHSHHHHHHHSSSSSSKHSKSAE, encoded by the exons ATGGGAATAGCGACGCAGCCATCTCAGCCCGCCTGCGCCTACCTCAGCCCGCCCAAGTCCGCCTACAGACCCCTCGCCGGGCATATTCCACCTACGTCTATGTCCCAAGGCTACCACCAAAGCCTCTTCAGCTTCTCCGATGGGTTCGGCCGGTCCATAAGCcaagagcagcagcagcacatCGCGCAACAGAGCCGGAGAGATAAGCTAAGGGTGCAAGGATTCGACGCTGCTGGTAACCCTCTCGTTCCGATCGATGAGGAAGGCGAGGTGGCCGGCATCTACGAGCCCGCTAGCGTCGGAGCCAGCAACATGTTATCGGACATGTTCAATTTCTCGGCAGCAGCACCGTCGGCCACCGAGCTGCTCGCTAGCCAGATATCCGGCGGCTACCGCCTCCCGCCGAGGCCAACAGCGGTGGGTAGCTTCCCGGCCGATTGGTACGGAGGCCGTCAAGGAGTGGTACTGGGAGGTAACAGCGGTTTGAGCTCAATTGGTGAATCGACGTCGAAGCACCACCATGATGGCGGCCAGCAACATCCGTTGATGGGCTTGAACGCCGACTCGGCTGCTGCGATGCAGCTTTTTCTGATGAATCCACCACAGccagcgccgccgccgccacaaccgaggtctccctctccacctccacAAGCGGCTCCTCCCacactccaccaccaccaccaccaccatccccAGTCCTTCGGAGGAGAGGCGTCCTTTGGTGGAGGGCCAGTAGAAGGAAAAGGGCTCTCCTTGTCGTTGTCTTCATCTCTGCAACAGTTTGACATGGCCAAAGCTGATGAGCTAAAACTCCGGGAAGGGATGCTGTACTTTAacaaccagcagcagcagcatccaaCATCACACTTGCAAGGCCATGGTGAGCCGGCGCACATGGGCTACGGCGCCATGGCCGCAGTGAACGTGCTCAGGAACTCCAAGTACGCCAGGGCGGCGCAGCAGCTCTTGGAGGAGTTCTGCAGCGTGGGGAGAGGCCAGTCGAAGGCGACTAGGGTAGGCCGGCAACGAGGTGGAGGCTCTTCCAACCCTGACGTTAACCCTAGTGCCGCTGGCGCTGGCGCTGCCGGTGGTGGTGCTTCCACTTCAGctgctgcatcttcttcttcctccaaacCAGACATCACTACCTTGTCTTCTGCAGATAAATTTGAGTACCAGAGGAAGAAAGCCAAGCTTATCTCGATGCTTGATGAG GTGGACAGAAGATACAACCACTACTGCGACCAGATGCAGATGGTGGTGAACTCCTTTGACTCGGTTATGGGCTTCGGAGCGGCGGCGCCTTACACAGCCCTCGCACAGAAGGCCATGTCGCGACACTTCCGGTGCCTCAAGGATGCAATCGCCACACAGCTGAAGCAAACGTGCGAGCTTCTGGGTGACAAAGAGGGCGCGAGCGGCTCCGGCATCACCAAGGGAGAGACGCCGCGCCTCCGCTTTATCGACCAGAACTTACGCCAGCAGCGTGCGTTCCACCAGATGGGGATGATGGAGCAGGAAGCGTGGCGGCCACAGCGCGGCTTGCCGGAGCGCTCCGTCAATATTTTGAGATCTTGGCTTTTCGAGCACTTCCTTCACCC CTTTCTTATGTTATCAGGTACCCTAGTGATGCAGATAAGCATTTGTTGGCACGGCAGACAGGTTTATCCAGAAATCAG GTCTCCAACTGGTTCATCAATGCTCGGGTCCGCCTATGGAAGCCCATGGTGGAGGACATGTACCAACAGGAGTTCAAAGAGGAGGGGGAGGAAAGCGAGAAGGGTGAGACGAGCCGCCAAAGAGCAcagtcaccaccaccaccaccatcacagcagcagcagcagcagcaaacacAGCAAGTCCGCAGAGTAG